A section of the Procambarus clarkii isolate CNS0578487 chromosome 38, FALCON_Pclarkii_2.0, whole genome shotgun sequence genome encodes:
- the LOC123771867 gene encoding uncharacterized protein: protein MLLLRQLVTLVVVIGVASSSIKSTTTSSATVPSSTTEVPATTTSDALTTNYSVGNITEFPTTSSPASLSEETTVVQEPEATHVLTSSSVGEVETPAVVQEVGDDWSYDEEHVETTTEFDYELHSLDDDDYALYSLNDTEPPTLAEFRANVPEPIHSQKDVIVNKDNLLPILMTVVQAYTHKENPTYSDLLKAGGISAFKTSLKYLGDEKLAKGLLTLTKKLTDVFNDEDLSSDDSSKILSELAEDYLSNHRFKLVLPESVLLHEEEMEEFMTQKALSELQGRSATSETELSVAMPRQDPAITSVISFGPMSWLAVLGGLISIPYFWSGSSTVARADNPTVRPQPNFRPPGLPHFRPQHLRRDENEKPPQHQQLDHQDVEYQKNYAQWYHQWYLRYKDYYDKHYPYQSQSRNKGVSQQRNPAGNFLQPPPAGGPQGAPPAGGPKLVEGNGPPLNPQPPQQKRPLQDSQKPRQQQKPRQQLRKPQGQKQPLKRPRIQSQPPPRQQRLPVGPVDIQAQESSLSETIALGASGDKSNTFGTFQNEGNRGGTHFKVFNGPQGVATATVNPIFKVPSPQPVYVHTTQSTLINTERGFKPIIKQDSPVDDATVKRPAAGDSAPVPKETKLGFRPAKHETVLPKNKPTPTPKSKPAVGLAHQTNSGGFKPINVPGEASIIKLEPETSTRQISLVTSGVFNTSPSPNPTTTPQPAVFFRTATAKSVRVVTSTSIGHGRPEPLPELNRPQRHQNSQSPTQELNHPEKAEALVAAAPQAPGPQIIKAEPEYTSHNVGFVRTNIPTHIKVVEHRPAQGFGLTSKASTPSSDVPVYALDPFYGSRLSRIDVIFHQLKLEDEGCREQVVCNIYKNPDAYTPYSDFLSRQLTVTLEQLQRPKVSDERILRFFRYLKSAREGQDGSDCGVKYPECHIDTLSLSLKPIVNAFQKVSLLMDAASS from the exons ATGTTGCTCTTAAGGCAGTTAGTGACTctcgtggtggtgattggtgtcgCATCGTCATCCATTAAATCTACGACTACATCCTCTGCGACCGTACCCTCATCTACGACCGAGGTGCCCGCTACTACTACTAGCGATGCGCTTACTACCAACTATTCGGTCGGAAATATCACCGAATTCCCGACCACCTCATCGCCAGCCTCTCTCTCCGAGGAGACAACGGTagtgcaggagcctgaggctaccCACGTGTTAACCAGCTCTTCTGTAGGAGAAGTGGAGACTCCTGCCGTTGTACAGGAGGTCGGCGACGACTGGTCTTATGATGAAGAACATGTAGAGACAACGACTGAATTCGACTACGAACTGCACTCCCTAGACGACGATGACTATGCATTGTACTCACTGAATGACACGGAACCTCCCACGCTGGCCGAGTTCCGAGCCAACGTTCCGGAACCGATTCATTCTCAGAAGGACGTTATTGTCAATAAAGATAATTTATTGCCCATTCTGATGACTGTAGTACAGGCTTATACCCACAAAGAGAACCCGACCTACTCAGACCTCCTGAAGGCCGGTGGAATCAGTGCCTTTAAGACCAGCCTCAAGTACCTAGGAGACGAAAAGCTGGCCAAAGGCCTTCTCACTCTCACGAAGAAGTTGACAGACGTCTTCAACGACGAGGATCTTAGCAGCGACGATtcctccaagattctcagtgaacTGGCCGAGGACTACCTCTCAAATCACCGCTTCAAGTTAGTGCTTCCAGAGAGCGTGTTGCTGCACGAGGAGGAGATGGAGGAGTTCATGACGCAGAAGGCCCTGTCGGAGCTGCAAGGGAGGTCGGCCACCTCCGAGACCGAGCTGAGTGTGGCCATGCCCCGCCAAGACCCCGCCATCACCTCCGTCATAT CATTTGGTCCTATGTCATGGCTGGCTGTCCTCGGAGGGCTTATTTCCATCCCATACTTTTGGTCGGGTTCGTCGACCGTAGCGAGAGCGGACAACCCAACAGTTCGACCCCAGCCTAATTTCCGGCCCCCTGGTCTGCCTCACTTCCGCCCTCAGCATCTGAGGAGAGACGAGAATGAGAAGCCCCCTCAGCACCAGCAGCTTGACCACCAGGACGTCGAGTACCAGAAGAACTACGCCCAGTGGTACCACCAATGGTACCTTCGATACAAGGATTATTACGACAAACATTACCCTTATCAATCCCAGTCTCGAAACAAAGGTGTTTCCCAACAAAGGAATCCTGCAGGTAATTTCCTGCAGCCGCCTCCCGCAGGGGGACCACAGGGGGCTCCTCCTGCCGGTGGGCCTAAGCTAGTTGAAGGCAATGGGCCGCCCTTGAACCCTCAACCACCGCAGCAGAAGCGTCCCTTGCAAGACTCCCAGAAGCCTCGACAGCAACAGAAGCCCCGACAACAACTTCGGAAACCTCAGGGTCAGAAGCAACCTCTAAAACGCCCCAGGATTCAGTCGCAGCCTCCCCCGCGTCAACAACGTCTCCCTGTAGGACCGGTTGATATTCAGGCCCAGGAGTCTAGTCTTTCAGAAACCATTGCTCTTGGCGCATCAGGTGACAAGTCCAACACATTTGGGACCTTCCAGAATGAAGGCAATAGAGGAGGAACCCACTTCAAGGTCTTCAATGGACCGCAAGGTGTGGCCACTGCTACTGTAAATCCAATCTTCAAAGTACCAAGTCCCCAGCCTGTGTATGTTCATACCACACAGAGTACACTTATCAACACAGAGAGAGGTTTCAAGCCCATCATCAAACAGGATTCTCCTGTCGATGATGCTACTGTAAAGAGACCGGCGGCGGGCGACTCTGCACCAGTACCAAAAGAAACCAAGCTAGGATTTAGACCTGCTAAGCACGAGACCGTATTACCGAAAAACAAGCCAACCCCGACCCCTAAGTCTAAGCCAGCAGTTGGGTTGGCACATCAGACAAACTCAGGAGGATTTAAACCTATTAACGTTCCCGGTGAGGCCTCCATAATCAAGTTAGAACCTGAGACGTCCACGCGCCAGATATCTTTAGTCACATCTG GAGTGTTCAACACGAGTCCGTCAccgaaccccaccaccaccccgcagccAGCCGTGTTCTTCAGGACGGCCACAGCCAAGTCCGTGCGGGTGGTGACCTCCACGTCCATCGGTCACGGCCGACCGGAACCCCTTCCGGAGCTGAACCGCCCTCAGCGTCACCAGAACTCACAATCACCTACACAGGAACTTAATCAT CCGGAGAAGGCCGAGGCTCTGGTAGCCGCAGCTCCTCAAGCTCCTGGGCCCCAGATCATCAAGGCAGAGCCAGAATACACCTCTCACAACGTTGGATTCGTTCGCACCAACATCCCTACACACATCAAGGTCGTCGAACACCGCCCGGCCCAG GGATTTGGGTTGACAAGCAAGGCTTCGACACCTAGTTCGGACGTCCCCGTGTACGCGCTCGACCCCTTCTATGGCTCCAGGTTGTCACGGATCGACGTCATCTTCCACCAGTTGAAGCTGGAGGATGAAGGCTGCCGCGAACAG